The following are encoded together in the Mesoplasma sp. JKS002658 genome:
- the greA gene encoding transcription elongation factor GreA — protein sequence MAEEIILTKEGLEEKRKELRHLIDVIRPQVIDELVEARNQGDLSENADYDAARNKQAEIESRIKELESVISKAKVINTGGKKGEVKIGSQVEYQDLKTQKIHTVKIVGAIEADPFAGLISNESPLAKAMLGHKSEEVLEVREVNVPYKVKVVSVK from the coding sequence ATGGCAGAAGAGATTATTTTAACTAAAGAGGGGTTAGAAGAAAAAAGAAAGGAACTACGACATTTAATCGATGTAATTCGTCCCCAAGTAATTGATGAATTGGTAGAAGCAAGAAACCAAGGTGACTTGTCTGAAAATGCTGATTATGATGCAGCAAGAAACAAACAAGCAGAAATTGAAAGTCGGATTAAAGAATTAGAATCAGTAATTTCCAAAGCAAAAGTAATTAATACTGGTGGTAAAAAAGGGGAAGTGAAGATTGGTTCTCAAGTTGAATATCAAGATTTGAAAACTCAAAAAATTCATACGGTTAAAATTGTTGGTGCGATTGAAGCTGATCCGTTTGCAGGGTTAATCTCAAACGAGTCTCCCCTTGCTAAAGCAATGCTTGGTCACAAGAGCGAAGAGGTTTTAGAAGTTAGAGAAGTTAATGTTCCTTACAAAGTAAAAGTTGTCAGTGTTAAATAG
- the rsmI gene encoding 16S rRNA (cytidine(1402)-2'-O)-methyltransferase — translation MWVQQTFKNSLPTIYVVGTPIGNLNDFSLRAIETLKAVDYILCEDTRTSQILLQHFQINKPLISLHKYNELERSKRVKEYLNQGCDLAIISDAGIPTISDPGSWLLASLVNEEMLKFNLSGLNCGPAYIHALVASALVAKSNYFHGFLTSKNQVAKVHELTKIVHNYSDTLICFYESVHRIKETILALDQVLINQPQTLVVIARELTKMNEEIIRGTIREVAEFIQSPEFVFKGEFVICFANSSFKLVLSKQEQIALIQEQINQGLKLKAACRVVSVQTGLPINELYAVFLKESGKKT, via the coding sequence ATGTGAGTTCAACAAACGTTTAAAAACAGTTTACCAACCATTTATGTGGTCGGAACACCGATTGGTAACTTAAACGATTTTAGTCTTCGAGCGATTGAAACGTTAAAAGCAGTAGATTATATTCTTTGTGAAGATACCAGAACTAGTCAAATCCTTTTGCAGCACTTTCAGATTAATAAACCCTTAATTTCCTTGCATAAATACAACGAATTAGAACGTAGTAAGCGAGTTAAAGAATATTTAAATCAAGGTTGTGATTTGGCAATTATTAGTGATGCTGGAATCCCGACCATTAGCGATCCAGGGTCATGATTACTAGCGTCTTTGGTAAATGAAGAAATGCTGAAGTTCAATCTTAGCGGACTTAACTGTGGTCCTGCTTATATTCATGCTTTGGTTGCTAGTGCTTTGGTAGCGAAAAGCAATTACTTTCACGGTTTTTTAACTAGTAAAAATCAAGTAGCAAAGGTTCATGAATTGACAAAGATTGTGCACAATTATTCTGATACTTTAATTTGTTTTTATGAATCAGTACACCGAATAAAAGAAACTATCTTAGCTTTGGACCAAGTATTAATTAACCAACCCCAAACACTTGTAGTCATTGCTCGAGAATTAACTAAGATGAATGAAGAAATTATTCGGGGAACGATTCGCGAAGTTGCTGAGTTTATTCAGAGTCCTGAATTTGTTTTCAAGGGTGAATTTGTAATTTGCTTTGCTAATTCTTCTTTTAAGTTAGTTTTGTCAAAACAAGAACAAATTGCTTTAATTCAAGAACAAATTAATCAAGGATTAAAATTAAAAGCTGCTTGTCGAGTGGTCAGTGTTCAAACTGGTTTACCAATCAACGAACTTTATGCAGTATTTTTAAAAGAAAGTGGTAAAAAAACCTAA
- a CDS encoding ribosomal-processing cysteine protease Prp, with protein MVKVELTKQNGQFLELKMSGHANGGDYGHDLVCAALTGIMSGALNAYDAEYRDDVILMVKDNSISIKVKNLANKDVQKTFGFLVYQIKTILVQYPQNVTLKEVG; from the coding sequence ATGGTTAAGGTGGAATTAACCAAACAAAATGGTCAGTTTTTAGAGTTAAAGATGAGCGGACATGCTAATGGTGGTGATTATGGTCATGATTTAGTTTGTGCAGCTTTAACAGGAATCATGAGCGGCGCTTTAAATGCTTATGATGCTGAATATCGTGATGATGTAATCTTGATGGTGAAAGATAACTCTATCAGTATTAAGGTGAAAAACTTGGCGAACAAGGATGTACAAAAAACTTTTGGGTTTCTTGTTTACCAAATCAAAACCATTTTGGTGCAATATCCACAAAATGTTACTTTAAAGGAGGTCGGATAA
- the rpmA gene encoding 50S ribosomal protein L27 gives MRFLLGLQFFASKKGVGSTKNGRDSESKRLGAKKADGQFANAGSIIFRQRGTKIHPGENVGRGGDDTLFALVSGVVKYEKFGKNRTRVRVIAQEAK, from the coding sequence ATGCGTTTTTTATTAGGATTACAATTTTTTGCTTCTAAAAAAGGAGTTGGATCAACTAAAAATGGTCGTGACTCAGAATCAAAACGTTTAGGAGCAAAAAAAGCAGACGGTCAATTTGCTAATGCTGGTTCAATCATTTTTCGTCAACGAGGAACTAAAATTCACCCTGGTGAAAATGTTGGTCGTGGAGGCGATGATACTTTATTTGCGTTAGTGAGTGGTGTTGTTAAATACGAAAAGTTCGGGAAGAACCGTACAAGAGTAAGAGTAATTGCTCAAGAAGCTAAATAA
- a CDS encoding HAD family hydrolase, translated as MIKKIKETIRMIMVDVDGTLLDNYHNMSEANQKTLSGLSEQKIYLVMNTGALPKDGYNILTNTSIGIDNYTKWFIGLNGIVIYNFLTNDSYFQINTQNKTKIKEVFEKLNFKNYEIINLQNRSFLHFIVHNFETWYKLVFEIYLSLEKNNNKILGLESCLLLINHFDQVSLAKKNIIYFGDNLNDLLVFSDPEVYCIAMKNAIDEVKTLANDSTTDNYQGISDYLEKLKSAN; from the coding sequence ATGATAAAAAAAATCAAAGAAACCATCAGAATGATAATGGTTGATGTTGATGGTACTTTATTAGATAACTACCACAATATGAGTGAAGCTAACCAAAAAACTCTTAGTGGTTTGAGTGAACAAAAAATTTATCTTGTGATGAATACTGGTGCATTACCAAAAGATGGATATAACATCCTGACTAACACAAGTATTGGTATTGATAATTATACAAAATGGTTTATTGGGTTAAACGGAATAGTTATCTATAATTTTTTGACCAACGATAGTTATTTCCAAATAAATACTCAAAATAAAACCAAAATTAAGGAAGTTTTTGAAAAATTGAACTTTAAAAATTATGAAATCATTAACCTTCAAAACCGAAGTTTTCTTCACTTTATTGTTCATAATTTTGAGACTTGATATAAGTTAGTTTTTGAAATTTATCTTTCTTTAGAAAAGAACAATAACAAAATTTTAGGTCTAGAAAGTTGTTTGCTCTTAATTAATCATTTTGATCAAGTTTCATTGGCAAAGAAAAACATTATTTACTTTGGTGATAATCTTAACGATCTTCTTGTTTTCAGTGATCCTGAAGTTTATTGTATAGCCATGAAAAATGCTATTGATGAAGTAAAAACACTAGCTAATGATAGTACCACTGATAACTATCAGGGAATTAGTGATTATTTAGAAAAATTAAAAAGCGCCAATTAA
- a CDS encoding J domain-containing protein: MKTTGVIITIVVIVALLIFGFLIQSVRHKKSQKKREKEFNQKHNNASSSTKNQSRNYSAYNQHLRDQFSAKRKIWFTNIHHQVEIPGLNYQEFIQVFPFFSNLEATKKYLETRNLSSEKLRETMFFLEKAQIKFNKVCLSADDRLLGQFQNLVTYLDANAIEFFSKYYLEFLGFNAYSLVSFWYEEVLAHTVNLAVSNQTPDHNYLKAGLKSYEKSLNSSIDQLVQRMRSDLYQQTRTSYEEFISEFLNQFFHQGSNYNRTKFNSGGYNGYQGEESEYFSHQDKVALNAAYKELGVELDASDEQVKSAYRQLAKTYHPDKNPSVQAREKMSQINAAYSLIKEQRNIK; the protein is encoded by the coding sequence ATGAAAACAACAGGGGTTATTATCACAATCGTCGTCATCGTTGCTTTACTAATCTTCGGGTTTTTAATTCAAAGTGTTCGACATAAAAAAAGTCAGAAAAAACGTGAAAAAGAGTTCAACCAAAAACATAATAATGCTTCAAGTTCAACTAAGAATCAATCCAGAAATTATTCTGCTTATAATCAACACTTGCGTGATCAGTTTTCAGCAAAACGAAAGATATGATTTACTAACATCCACCATCAAGTAGAAATTCCAGGACTTAATTATCAAGAGTTTATTCAAGTTTTCCCATTTTTTTCTAATTTAGAAGCTACTAAAAAGTATTTAGAAACTCGAAATTTAAGTAGTGAAAAACTTCGTGAAACCATGTTTTTTTTAGAAAAAGCACAAATAAAATTTAATAAAGTATGTCTTAGTGCTGATGATCGTTTATTAGGTCAATTTCAAAACTTAGTTACTTATCTTGATGCTAATGCGATTGAATTTTTTAGTAAATATTATCTTGAATTTTTAGGTTTTAACGCCTATTCATTGGTAAGTTTTTGATACGAAGAAGTTCTTGCTCATACTGTTAATTTAGCTGTAAGTAATCAAACTCCTGATCATAATTATCTAAAAGCAGGTTTGAAAAGTTATGAAAAGAGTTTAAATAGTTCTATTGACCAATTAGTGCAAAGAATGCGCTCAGATTTATATCAACAAACCAGAACTTCTTATGAAGAATTTATCAGCGAGTTCTTAAACCAGTTTTTCCACCAAGGTTCAAACTATAATCGCACTAAATTCAATTCTGGAGGTTATAATGGTTATCAAGGTGAGGAAAGTGAATATTTTTCTCATCAGGATAAGGTTGCTTTAAACGCTGCTTATAAAGAATTGGGTGTTGAATTGGATGCAAGTGATGAGCAGGTGAAAAGTGCTTATCGTCAATTGGCAAAAACTTATCATCCTGACAAAAACCCTTCCGTGCAAGCTCGAGAAAAGATGAGTCAAATTAACGCTGCTTACTCGCTGATTAAAGAACAAAGAAATATTAAATAA